In a single window of the Plasmodium cynomolgi strain B DNA, chromosome 6, whole genome shotgun sequence genome:
- a CDS encoding hypothetical protein (putative) codes for MKLFGNCQVRESEFLRLTHENVVEGLKKLQDLHISFNRPYDFLADMIKSDLHMERVRQKIVKDHERVEEKEKNKIKRMNKKFNKKSGSAKVASQMEAIEKKKNLQKIDQLRKEDKLNTLNVQDRTKRRAAGGGAHRATGRGIQKETKKEIQKAIERGI; via the exons atgaaattatttggAAACTGCCAAGTGAGGGAAAGTGAATTTTTGAGACTCACACATGAAAACGTAGTGGAGGGTCTGAAGAAGCTACAAGATCTACATATCTCCTTTAACAGGCCTTACGACTTCTTAGCAGATATGATAAAGAGTGACCTACATATGGAAAGAGTTAGACAAAAGATTGTGAAGGATCATGAGAGggtggaagaaaaggaaaaaaataaaataaaaagaatgaacaaaaaatttaataaaaaaagtggctcTGCAAAAGTTGCTAGCCAAATGGAAGctatagagaaaaaaaaaaacttgcaGAAGATTGACCAGCTGCGGAAGGAAGATAAGCTTAATACGCTCAATGTGCAGGA TCGGACCAAGAGAAGGGCCGCCGGGGGGGGAGCACACAGAGCGACCGGAAGGGGAATACAAAAAGagaccaaaaaggaaatacaaaaagcGATAGAAAGGGGAATATAA
- a CDS encoding hypothetical protein (putative) — MEAADESARVRMSYNDFILLLSVCYSIGDIFLQWNDFSKCHKPIHVWLVVSFISIVLYRLSHFLAQYLSNDGDDLIIYRRNTPPYYINLLVLCVLFPFFLVWNVVGTVWIYQIIKYTPKCLPRNNHPWFIVLWIVLCYVWILLYLFFILLSLYLEYQARIYERTLISMQTNDIFTRWSGNIDMMRDYG; from the coding sequence ATGGAGGCGGCCGACGAAAGCGCGCGCGTGCGAATGAGCTACAACGACTTCATCCTGCTGCTGTCCGTGTGCTACTCCATCGGAGACATCTTTCTACAATGGAACGATTTTTCCAAGTGTCACAAACCAATTCACGTATGGCTAGTGGTCTCCTTCATATCTATAGTGCTCTACAGATTGTCCCATTTCCTAGCGCAGTATTTAAGCAACGATGGAGATGACCTTATCATATATAGACGAAACACCCCCCCGTACTATATCAACCTGTTAGTCCTCTGCGTCTTGTTCCCATTCTTTCTCGTATGGAACGTAGTAGGCACAGTGTGGATATATCAAATCATTAAATATACGCCGAAATGTCTACCAAGAAACAACCACCCATGGTTCATTGTGCTGTGGATTGTACTTTGCTATGTGTGGATCCTGCTGtacttatttttcattttgctgtcCCTATATTTGGAATACCAGGCAAGAATCTACGAGAGAACACTCATCAGCATGCAGACCAATGATATATTCACCAGGTGGAGTGGCAACATCGACATGATGAGAGACTATGGAAT